The Anolis carolinensis isolate JA03-04 chromosome 1, rAnoCar3.1.pri, whole genome shotgun sequence genome window below encodes:
- the LOC103281469 gene encoding ubiquitin carboxyl-terminal hydrolase 4-like codes for MATKRQEKITMSEMMIKYQLEMKKLVMEERERERQFQAQERERKFQAELKKMEIEWERQRLTLSQPSVVTQPGTPSDLALKSFSKYTKEDVEMQRTELAPLLKMSLCPGDSWCLIDYKWFKKWQRYVGFESWDLYYAGKPDYYPGPIDNAKLFEDSETQTLKKYCMDKVDYEVIPIEAWNKLVNWYGCTEGQRPIERKVVEYGKYFKYCRVEVYPSELKPSQNNDSTDHISSYFDPVEDSAEDGGIVNLQKKLSESQLEIHCVAEVNESQVVEIPVQCHSDTGVGQAEVMEDLEVPAIDEDDLLEHSKEMNVGIRSQKLEEDGSCSGQTLQSSTTKGRSLDAQSSTDSICSVVTSLVTTSMEHGQQLWPGKNLPQETTKFDPVELLCTGEPKGPTNTPKKMDILSLRVIANHNELRSKWILVFNGENSEDFNAAEIHSFNYHQFTSKVLRKYMNYVSQDFLNDSWKFRKRLFGAERVHCVAGKDECGCPQQHVNLWNAPQSETSTNCIK; via the coding sequence ATGGCCACCAAAAGACAGGAAAAGATCACCATGTCAGAGATGATGATAAAATATCAActagagatgaagaaattagtaatggaggaaagagaaagagaaagacaattTCAGGctcaagaaagagaaagaaaatttcAGGCAGAGTTGAAGAAGATGGAGATAGAATGGGAAAGACAGAGactgacactctctcagccttctgtggTAACACAACCAGGAACTCCTAGTGATTTAGCCTTAAAGAGCTTTTCTAAATACACTAAGGAGGATGTGGAGATGCAGCGGACTGAGCTCGCACCACTTTTGAAAATGTCATTGTGCCCAGGGGATTCTTGGTGCCTGATTGATTATAAGTGGTTCAAAAAGTGGCAGAGATATGTGGGTTTTGAAAGTTGGGACCTGTATTATGCAGGAAAGCCTGATTACTACCCAGGACCCATTGACAATGCGAAACTTTTTGAGGATTCAGAAACTCAAACTTTAAAAAAGTATTGCATGGATAAAGTGGATTATGAGGTGATTCCTATTGAAGCCTGGAATAAGTTAGTCAATTGGTATGGATGTACAGAGGGACAGAGACCAATTGAGAGGAAAGTTGTGGAATATGGCAAATATTTCAAATACTGTAGAGTGGAAGTTTATCCTTCAGAGTTGAAGCCATCTCAAAACAATGACTCTACTGATCATATAAGCTCTTATTTTGACCCAGTAGAAGATTCTGCTGAAGATGGAGGAATCGTAAATCTCCAAAAGAAATTATCTGAATCACAGCTTGAAATTCATTGCGTGGCTGAGGTAAATGAGTCACAAGTGGTTGAAATCCCTGTTCAGTGCCATAGTGACACAGGAGTGGGACAAGCTGAGGTAATGGAGGATTTAGAAGTGCCAGCCATTGATGAAGATGATTTGCTTGAGCACTCTAAAGAGATGAATGTTGGTATAAGGAGTCAGAAGTTGGAGGAAGATGGCAGTTGTTCAGGACAGACTTTACAGTCCAGTACTACAAAGGGCAGAAGTCTGGATGCACAGTCTTCAACTGACTCTATCTGCTCAGTAGTTACCTCTTTGGTCACCACAAGTATGGAGCATGGTCAGCAGTTGTGGCCAGGAAAAAATTTACCTCAGGAAAccaccaaatttgatccagttgaGTTGCTGTGCACGGGAGAGCCGAAAGGACCAACAAACACACCAAAGAAGATGGACATTTTGAGCCTGAGGGTCATCGCCAATCACAACGAATTAAGAAGCAAGTGGATATTGGTTTTCAACGGAGAGAATTCTGAGGACTTCAATGCAGCAGAGATTCACAGTTTCAACTATCATCAGTTTACTTCCAAAGTTCTACGAAAGTACATGAACTATGTTTCCCAGGACTTCTTGaatgactcttggaagtttcGCAAAAGACTTTTTGGGGCAGAGAGAGTTCATTGTGTTGCTGGGAAGGATGAGTGTGGTTGTCCCCAACAACACGTTAACCTCTGGAATGCTCCGCAGAGTGAAACGTCGACAAACTGTATCAAGTGA